One segment of Pyxidicoccus xibeiensis DNA contains the following:
- a CDS encoding AMP-binding protein, whose amino-acid sequence MPSSLLEAFLDHAHRAPERPLLTFEDEAYSYGQLAGGVAEFARGLKHLGLQRGERVALFLENSPQFVMAYLGVQYAGGVVVLVNTAYRQVELAHILSDAKARACITGTSGATELAPLHLPSLQWLITVEPPAAALPASLTVIPFEELRSRGTDATVPLELPRSNDLAVLGYTSGTTGRSKGAMLLHRNLVANVTAVTEAWRWTEADRLLLALPLFHTHGLMVGMHGTLFTGASVDLRRRFGAMEVLGSLRDDASLTMFFGVPTMYVRLLEESRRTGVKPRQLRLWVSGSAPLSPQLFGDIAAEFGARILERYGMTETIMNTTNPYDGERRPGTVGFPFPGQEVRVVDVRTRQPLPPGQTGEIEVRGPHVFAGYWERPDATMESFDPEGWFRTGDLGEQDTDGYLRITGRARELIISGGFNVYPREVEEVLAMHPGVAEVAVLGMPDADFGEQVVAVVVPVAGGPAPEAQSLVDFCKDRLASFKKPRRVVFMQALPRNALGKVQKHLLRDRLVVSGASTVV is encoded by the coding sequence ATGCCGTCCTCCCTGCTCGAAGCCTTCCTCGACCATGCCCACCGCGCCCCCGAGCGACCGCTGCTCACGTTCGAGGACGAGGCGTACTCCTACGGACAGCTCGCTGGCGGCGTCGCCGAGTTCGCTCGTGGCTTGAAGCACCTCGGCCTCCAGCGCGGCGAGCGTGTGGCGCTGTTCCTGGAGAACAGCCCACAGTTCGTCATGGCCTACCTCGGCGTGCAGTACGCGGGGGGCGTGGTGGTGCTCGTCAACACCGCGTACCGCCAGGTGGAGCTGGCCCACATCCTCTCCGACGCGAAGGCCCGCGCGTGCATCACCGGCACCTCGGGCGCGACGGAGCTGGCCCCGCTGCACCTGCCCTCACTCCAGTGGCTCATCACCGTGGAGCCCCCTGCCGCCGCGCTCCCGGCGTCCCTCACCGTGATTCCGTTCGAGGAGCTGCGCTCCCGTGGCACGGACGCCACCGTGCCGCTCGAGCTGCCCAGGTCCAATGACCTGGCCGTGCTCGGCTACACCTCCGGCACCACCGGCCGCTCCAAGGGCGCCATGCTGCTGCACCGCAACCTGGTGGCCAACGTGACGGCCGTCACCGAGGCGTGGCGGTGGACGGAGGCGGACCGGCTGCTGCTCGCCCTGCCGTTGTTCCACACCCACGGGCTCATGGTGGGCATGCACGGCACGCTGTTCACCGGCGCCAGCGTGGACCTGCGGCGGCGCTTCGGGGCCATGGAGGTGCTGGGCTCGCTGCGCGATGACGCCTCGCTCACGATGTTCTTCGGCGTGCCCACCATGTACGTGCGGCTGCTGGAGGAGTCCCGGCGCACCGGCGTGAAGCCGCGCCAACTGCGCCTGTGGGTGTCCGGCTCGGCGCCGCTGAGCCCGCAGCTGTTCGGCGACATCGCGGCGGAGTTCGGTGCTCGCATCCTGGAGCGGTACGGGATGACGGAGACCATCATGAACACCACCAACCCGTACGACGGCGAGCGCCGCCCCGGCACCGTGGGCTTCCCCTTCCCGGGCCAGGAGGTCCGCGTGGTGGACGTGCGCACGCGCCAGCCGCTGCCGCCCGGGCAGACGGGTGAAATCGAGGTCCGCGGTCCCCACGTCTTCGCCGGCTACTGGGAGCGCCCGGACGCCACCATGGAGTCGTTCGACCCGGAGGGTTGGTTCCGCACGGGCGACCTGGGAGAGCAAGACACGGACGGCTACCTGCGGATTACCGGCCGGGCTCGCGAGCTCATCATCAGCGGCGGCTTCAACGTGTATCCGCGCGAGGTGGAGGAGGTGCTCGCCATGCACCCGGGCGTCGCCGAGGTGGCCGTGCTCGGCATGCCGGACGCGGACTTCGGTGAGCAGGTGGTCGCCGTGGTGGTGCCCGTCGCTGGAGGGCCCGCGCCGGAAGCCCAGTCGCTCGTCGACTTCTGCAAGGACCGGCTCGCCAGCTTCAAGAAGCCGCGGCGCGTCGTCTTCATGCAGGCGCTGCCTCGCAATGCGCTGGGCAAGGTGCAGAAGCACCTGCTGCGCGACAGGCTGGTGGTCTCGGGCGCCTCCACAGTGGTGTGA